A window of Natrinema versiforme contains these coding sequences:
- the larC gene encoding nickel pincer cofactor biosynthesis protein LarC, with protein MRVLAFDGRMGASGDMILAALLDAGADPDALESVTDALEVEYRIDAADKSGIAATAVDVVLTDADVDGGNDGDGSDTEHAREESEGGHDHSHDENGHSHDHDGDHDHNHDTHQHGDEVPAEGHGPHRSYLEVCDIVTEMDLEPAVERDALAVFELLGEAEASVHGEDLEEIHFHEVGADDAIADVVGAVALLHDIGPDRVVTTPLSTGGGTVTMSHGEYPVPTPAVVEIAQRADWSLCGGPVDAELLTPTGAAILGHIADGVDSLPALDLEAAGNGAGGYDLDPHPNVLRVLVGSAESGGELVEDDIAVLETNLDDATPEVLGGLHDTLADAGARDVSILPATMKKSRPGHLVKVICKPADRERVARALAEETGTLGVRDAGVTHRWIANREFETATLEIDGEGYEVTVKIASDADGEVYDVSAEYDDAKAVARETELATRDVLREAERVVNSSLTG; from the coding sequence ATGCGAGTCCTCGCCTTCGACGGCCGAATGGGTGCGAGCGGTGACATGATCCTCGCTGCCCTCCTCGACGCCGGTGCCGACCCCGACGCCTTAGAGTCCGTCACCGACGCCCTCGAGGTGGAGTATCGAATCGACGCGGCCGACAAGAGCGGTATCGCCGCGACGGCGGTCGACGTGGTCCTGACGGACGCGGACGTCGACGGCGGGAACGATGGCGACGGTTCAGACACCGAGCACGCACGCGAGGAATCCGAGGGTGGCCACGACCACAGTCACGACGAGAACGGCCACAGTCACGACCACGATGGAGACCACGACCACAACCACGATACTCACCAGCACGGCGACGAGGTCCCCGCTGAAGGCCACGGGCCCCACCGCAGCTACCTCGAGGTCTGCGACATCGTCACGGAGATGGACCTCGAGCCGGCGGTCGAACGCGACGCGCTCGCCGTCTTCGAACTGCTCGGCGAGGCCGAAGCCAGCGTTCACGGCGAGGATCTCGAGGAGATCCACTTCCACGAGGTCGGGGCCGACGACGCGATCGCGGACGTGGTCGGTGCCGTCGCGTTGCTCCACGACATCGGGCCCGACCGCGTCGTCACCACGCCGCTGTCGACCGGCGGCGGAACGGTGACGATGAGCCACGGCGAGTACCCCGTGCCGACGCCGGCGGTCGTCGAGATCGCACAGCGGGCCGACTGGTCGCTGTGCGGCGGCCCGGTCGATGCGGAACTCCTGACTCCCACCGGTGCGGCGATTCTGGGTCACATCGCCGACGGCGTCGACTCGCTGCCCGCACTGGACCTCGAGGCTGCGGGCAACGGCGCGGGCGGCTACGACCTCGATCCCCACCCGAACGTGCTCCGCGTCTTGGTGGGAAGCGCCGAGAGCGGCGGGGAACTGGTCGAGGACGATATCGCGGTCCTCGAGACGAACCTCGACGACGCGACCCCCGAAGTGCTGGGTGGACTTCACGACACGCTCGCGGACGCAGGCGCGCGAGACGTTTCGATCCTCCCCGCGACGATGAAAAAGTCCCGCCCGGGCCACCTCGTGAAGGTTATCTGCAAGCCGGCGGACCGAGAGCGGGTCGCTCGAGCGCTGGCCGAGGAGACCGGGACGCTCGGGGTCCGTGACGCCGGTGTTACGCATCGCTGGATCGCGAATCGTGAATTTGAGACCGCGACACTCGAGATCGACGGCGAGGGGTACGAGGTCACCGTGAAGATCGCCAGCGACGCCGACGGCGAGGTCTACGACGTGAGCGCGGAGTACGACGATGCAAAAGCGGTCGCTCGAGAGACGGAATTAGCGACTCGAGATGTACTTCGCGAGGCTGAGCGAGTCGTGAACTCCTCGCTCACTGGATAA
- a CDS encoding CDC48 family AAA ATPase, which translates to MNEVQLEVAKAYPNDSGRGIARLDPDTLLHLKLSPGDIIEIEGADTTAAKVWRADRQDWNTDTVRIDGFTRQNADVGIGERVTIRKAEATKADKLTLAPPEEASVQFGSDAAGMVKRQILKRPVVGRDIVPVMSSTNHPFMRSPGQAIPLIAVETEPEGVVLITEDTDVELREEPISGFEKTGGGITYEDIGGLQNEIQRVREMVELPMKHPQIFKKLGIEPPQGVLLHGPPGTGKTLLAKAVANETSASFFSIAGPEIISKYYGESEQQLREIFEDATEESPSIIFIDELDSIAPKREDVTGEVERRVVAQLLTMMDGLESRGQVIVIAATNRVDSVDPALRRPGRFDREIEIGVPDETGREEILQIHTRGMPLSDDVSLGHLADETHGFVGADIESLTKEAAMKALRRYLPEIDLDEEDIPPSLIDRMIVKREDFSGALNEVEPSAMREVLVELPKISWDDVGGLQDAKDQVQESVEWPLSNPERFERLGVDPPAGVLLYGPPGTGKTLMAKAVANETNANFISVRGPQLLSKWVGESEKAIRQTFRKARQVSPTVIFFDELDALAPGRGGETGSNVSERVVNQLLTELDGLEEMGNVMVIGATNRPDMIDPALLRSGRFDRLVMIGEPDVDGRERILDIHTQDTPLAADVTLREIAEITDGYVGSDLESIAREAAIEALREDEEADIVEMRHFRQAMENVRPTITDDILDYYEQIEEEFQGGTSGGPDPSGRRGSRIGFQ; encoded by the coding sequence ATGAACGAAGTCCAACTGGAGGTTGCGAAGGCATACCCGAACGACTCGGGTCGTGGTATCGCCCGACTCGACCCGGACACGCTGTTGCATTTGAAGCTGAGTCCGGGCGACATCATCGAGATCGAGGGTGCAGATACGACTGCTGCGAAGGTCTGGCGTGCAGACCGGCAGGACTGGAACACCGACACCGTCCGCATCGACGGCTTCACCCGCCAGAACGCGGATGTCGGTATCGGCGAGCGGGTCACGATCCGCAAGGCCGAAGCGACGAAAGCGGACAAGCTCACGCTCGCACCGCCGGAGGAGGCGTCGGTCCAGTTCGGCTCCGACGCCGCCGGCATGGTGAAACGCCAGATCCTCAAGCGCCCGGTCGTCGGCCGCGACATCGTTCCCGTGATGTCCTCGACGAACCATCCGTTCATGCGGTCGCCGGGGCAGGCGATTCCGCTGATCGCCGTCGAAACCGAACCCGAAGGGGTCGTCCTCATCACGGAAGACACCGATGTCGAACTCCGCGAGGAACCCATCTCGGGCTTCGAGAAGACCGGAGGCGGGATCACATACGAGGATATCGGTGGCCTGCAAAACGAGATCCAGCGGGTCCGGGAGATGGTCGAACTCCCGATGAAGCATCCGCAGATCTTCAAGAAGCTCGGCATCGAGCCGCCACAGGGCGTGCTCCTGCACGGCCCGCCGGGCACCGGGAAAACCCTGCTCGCCAAGGCCGTCGCCAACGAGACCTCCGCCAGTTTCTTCTCTATCGCTGGCCCGGAGATCATCTCGAAGTACTACGGCGAGTCCGAACAGCAACTCAGGGAGATCTTCGAGGACGCCACCGAGGAGTCGCCGTCGATCATCTTCATCGACGAACTCGACTCCATCGCGCCCAAACGCGAAGACGTCACCGGCGAGGTCGAACGCCGCGTCGTCGCCCAACTGCTGACGATGATGGACGGCCTCGAGTCCCGGGGACAGGTCATCGTCATCGCCGCGACGAACCGCGTCGATTCGGTCGACCCCGCACTGCGCCGCCCCGGCCGCTTCGACCGCGAGATCGAGATCGGCGTGCCGGACGAGACCGGCCGCGAGGAGATCCTGCAGATCCACACCCGCGGCATGCCGCTTTCCGACGATGTCAGCCTCGGACACCTCGCCGACGAGACCCACGGCTTCGTCGGTGCCGACATCGAGAGCCTGACCAAGGAGGCCGCGATGAAGGCGTTGCGACGCTACCTCCCCGAGATTGATCTCGACGAGGAGGACATCCCGCCGAGTCTGATCGATCGGATGATCGTCAAGCGCGAGGACTTCAGCGGCGCGTTGAACGAAGTCGAGCCCTCGGCGATGCGCGAGGTCCTCGTCGAACTCCCGAAGATTTCGTGGGACGACGTCGGCGGCCTACAGGATGCCAAAGACCAGGTTCAGGAGTCCGTCGAGTGGCCGCTCTCGAACCCAGAGCGGTTCGAGCGGCTGGGCGTCGATCCGCCGGCCGGCGTGTTGCTGTACGGCCCGCCGGGGACCGGGAAGACGCTGATGGCGAAGGCCGTCGCCAACGAGACCAACGCGAACTTCATCTCCGTGCGCGGCCCGCAGCTGCTCTCGAAGTGGGTCGGGGAGTCGGAGAAGGCCATTCGCCAGACCTTCCGCAAGGCCCGGCAGGTCTCGCCGACGGTCATCTTCTTCGACGAGCTCGACGCGCTCGCGCCGGGCCGGGGCGGTGAAACCGGCTCGAACGTCTCCGAGCGGGTCGTCAACCAGCTCCTGACCGAACTCGACGGCCTCGAGGAGATGGGCAACGTGATGGTCATCGGCGCAACCAACCGGCCGGACATGATCGACCCCGCACTGCTGCGCTCGGGCCGGTTCGACCGGCTGGTCATGATCGGCGAACCCGACGTCGACGGCCGCGAGCGCATCCTCGATATCCACACGCAGGACACGCCGCTGGCCGCGGACGTCACGCTACGGGAAATCGCCGAGATCACGGACGGCTACGTCGGCAGCGACCTCGAGTCGATCGCGCGCGAGGCGGCCATCGAGGCGCTGCGCGAGGACGAGGAGGCCGACATCGTCGAGATGCGTCACTTCCGGCAGGCCATGGAGAACGTCCGGCCGACCATCACCGACGACATCCTCGACTACTACGAGCAGATCGAAGAGGAGTTCCAGGGCGGTACGAGCGGCGGTCCGGACCCGTCGGGTCGCCGCGGCAGTCGTATCGGCTTCCAGTAG